The sequence CGCAGAGCACCCGCGAGTATTTCGACCTGACGTACCAGCTGCTCGACATCATCTTTGCGCTGGTTCCTGTGCTGCTGGTTCTCTACTTCCTCACCGACCAGCGCCAAGCTTCCCCCGGCGACGCACGGAACTCCGGTTCAGCATTCCAGAAGCTGGGGTTCAACTTCGCCCGGCCCGGAATGGACCTGCTGCAAGGCCTGGGGCTGGCCGCGCTGATTGGGATACCGTCCTTGGGGCTCTATTCGGCCGGCCGGGCGCTCGGCATCACCACAGCCATCATCCCCAGTGCCCTGGACGCCTACTGGTGGACCGTTCCAGTCCTGGTCCTCTCGGCGATGCGCCACGCGGTGCTCGAGGAAGTCATCGTGGTGGGGTACCTGATGGACCGCTTCGGCAAGTTCGGCTGGAGCACGCCACTGGCCATCGCCGTGAGCTCCGTGCTGCGTGGCAGCTACCACCTTTACCAAGGCTTCGGTCCCTTCATTGGCAACGCTGTGATGGGGGTGGTCTTCGCCTGGCTCTATACGCGCACCAAGCGCGTCATGCCGCTGGTCATCGCCCACGCGCTGCTGGACATCGTGGCATTCGTCGGCTTCAGCCTCTTCGGCAAGGCCGTGGGGCTGGGGTAGCTGAACAGCTATGGCCGCCGCGGTCTGCCGGTCCCGACTGAACGACCGCTGGGCGGTGGTCCGGCCTGCAGTAGCCCTAGTTACGGGTTCTTGTTGATTCCAGGCATGCCTTCGTGAAGTCTTGCAGCATGGGCGGGGGACTACGACACGGATTGGCCTTGGGGAGTGCCGTCTTGGCGTTGGCCGGATGTTTGCTCACCGGGCGATTGTGGAGCATCCATGAACAAACGTCGG comes from Pseudarthrobacter sp. NIBRBAC000502770 and encodes:
- a CDS encoding CPBP family intramembrane glutamic endopeptidase, which codes for MLVPSRRRLRLEVWIVLGLSLGQSAIYSVVQLLDKMTRAPLAEGTSTLNRSQSTREYFDLTYQLLDIIFALVPVLLVLYFLTDQRQASPGDARNSGSAFQKLGFNFARPGMDLLQGLGLAALIGIPSLGLYSAGRALGITTAIIPSALDAYWWTVPVLVLSAMRHAVLEEVIVVGYLMDRFGKFGWSTPLAIAVSSVLRGSYHLYQGFGPFIGNAVMGVVFAWLYTRTKRVMPLVIAHALLDIVAFVGFSLFGKAVGLG